In Equus caballus isolate H_3958 breed thoroughbred chromosome 25, TB-T2T, whole genome shotgun sequence, one DNA window encodes the following:
- the TRUB2 gene encoding pseudouridylate synthase TRUB2, mitochondrial isoform X4, whose product MGPGGLARLHGLFAAYKPPGLKWKHLRDTVELQLLKGLNAGKPPAPEQRVRFLLGPVEGSEEKELTLTAASVPTLTDHPLVCGPTFTSLKVGVGHRLDAQASGVLVLGVGRGRRLLTDMYNAHLTKDYTVRGLLGKATDDFCEDGRLVEKTTYDHVTREKLDRILALIQGSHQKALVMYSSLDLQTQEAYEMAVRGLIRPTDKSPMLITGIRCLHFAPPEFLLEVQCMHETQKQLRRLVHEIGLELKTTALCSQVRRTRDGFFTLDDALLRTQWDLHSIQDAIQAAAPRVAAELEKSLRPEPGTQQLPGLGRPWDSKGPSSGLGLESCAGH is encoded by the exons ATGGGGCCCGGTGGTCTGGCGCGGCTGCATGGGCTCTTCGCGGCCTACAAGCCCCCGGGGCTAAAATGGAAGCATCTGCGGGACACCGTGGAGTTGCAGCTTCTGAAGG GTCTCAATGCTGGGAAGCCTCCTGCCCCTGAACAGCGTGTTCGCTTCCTGCTGGGCCCTGTGGAAGGCAGCGAAGAGAAGGAGCTGACCCTCACAGCCGCCAGTGTGCCCACCCTCACCGACCATCCGCTGG TGTGTGGACCGACATTCACCAGCCTGAAGGTTGGCGTAGGACATCGGCTGGATGCCCAGGCTTCTGGGGTGCTTG TGCTCGGCGTGGGACGTGGACGCAGGCTCCTCACCGACATGTACAACGCTCACCTCACCAAG GATTACACGGTGCGCGGCCTCCTGGGCAAAGCCACAGATGACTTCTGTGAGGACGGGCGGCTGGTGGAGAAGACAACATATG ACCACGTGACCAGAGAGAAGCTGGACCGGATCCTCGCCCTGATCCAAGGTTCCCATCAGAAGGCCCTGGTGAT GTACTCCAGCCTTGACCTGCAGACCCAGGAGGCCTATGAGATGGCCGTGAGAGGTCTGATCCGGCCCACAGACAAGTCCCCGATGCTGATAACCGGCATCCGATGCCTCCACTTTGCACCTCCGGAGTTCCTCCTGG AGGTGCAGTGCATGCATGAGACGCAGAAGCAGCTGCGAAGGCTGGTGCATGAAATCGGCCTAGAGCTGAAGACCACTGCGCTCTGCTCCCAAGTGCGGCGGACGCGTGACGGCTTCTTCACACTCGATGACGCCCTCCTGAGGACCCAGTGGGACTTACACAGCATCCAGGATGCCATCCAGGCCGCAGCCCCCCGGGTGGCAGCAGAGCTGGAGAAGAGCTTGAGGCCGGAGCCGGGCACCCAGCAGCTCCCTGGTCTAGGCCGGCCCTGGGACTCCAAGGGGCCCAGCTCTGGCTTGGGGCTGGAGAGTTGTGCAGGGCATTGA
- the TRUB2 gene encoding pseudouridylate synthase TRUB2, mitochondrial isoform X2 → MGPGGLARLHGLFAAYKPPGLKWKHLRDTVELQLLKGLNAGKPPAPEQRVRFLLGPVEGSEEKELTLTAASVPTLTDHPLDSMVRNPRVQPAPALGSVRLHPWNEVTTWPRPILGAASFIEERDPVCFFPVCGPTFTSLKVGVGHRLDAQASGVLVLGVGRGRRLLTDMYNAHLTKDYTVRGLLGKATDDFCEDGRLVEKTTYDHVTREKLDRILALIQGSHQKALVMYSSLDLQTQEAYEMAVRGLIRPTDKSPMLITGIRCLHFAPPEFLLGPFLPPAWRAKHQGETRLQQRDSLLTRQPCEEARTDDSHTYALNLALTLNSGQQQQQRQQKRQQQHASSSSACPWVLSPCQQRQQQLPMPAACLTAHGSCPHAILFSK, encoded by the exons ATGGGGCCCGGTGGTCTGGCGCGGCTGCATGGGCTCTTCGCGGCCTACAAGCCCCCGGGGCTAAAATGGAAGCATCTGCGGGACACCGTGGAGTTGCAGCTTCTGAAGG GTCTCAATGCTGGGAAGCCTCCTGCCCCTGAACAGCGTGTTCGCTTCCTGCTGGGCCCTGTGGAAGGCAGCGAAGAGAAGGAGCTGACCCTCACAGCCGCCAGTGTGCCCACCCTCACCGACCATCCGCTGG ATTCCATGGTGAGGAATCCGAGAGTCCAACCTGCTCCTGCTTTGGGCTCCGTGAGGCTACATCCTTGGAATGAGGTCACCACATGGCCCAGACCCATCCTCGGGGCTGCTTCATTCATTGAGGAAAGGGACCCCGTTTGTTTCTTCCCAGTGTGTGGACCGACATTCACCAGCCTGAAGGTTGGCGTAGGACATCGGCTGGATGCCCAGGCTTCTGGGGTGCTTG TGCTCGGCGTGGGACGTGGACGCAGGCTCCTCACCGACATGTACAACGCTCACCTCACCAAG GATTACACGGTGCGCGGCCTCCTGGGCAAAGCCACAGATGACTTCTGTGAGGACGGGCGGCTGGTGGAGAAGACAACATATG ACCACGTGACCAGAGAGAAGCTGGACCGGATCCTCGCCCTGATCCAAGGTTCCCATCAGAAGGCCCTGGTGAT GTACTCCAGCCTTGACCTGCAGACCCAGGAGGCCTATGAGATGGCCGTGAGAGGTCTGATCCGGCCCACAGACAAGTCCCCGATGCTGATAACCGGCATCCGATGCCTCCACTTTGCACCTCCGGAGTTCCTCCTGG GACCGTTTTTGCCCCCCGCCTGGAGAGCCAAACACCAAGGCgagacgagattgcagcagagagacaGTTTACTTACAAGGCAGCCGTGTGAGGAAGCGAGAAC agatgactcacatacctatgccttaaatttagccctaaccctcaactcggggcagcagcagcagcagaggcagcagaagcggcagcagcaacatgccagcagcagctctgcctgcccatgggtcctgtccccatgccagcagcggcagcagcagctccccatgccagcagcatgtctgactgcccatgggtcctgtccccatgctattctattctctaaataa
- the TRUB2 gene encoding pseudouridylate synthase TRUB2, mitochondrial isoform X8 translates to MGPGGLARLHGLFAAYKPPGLKWKHLRDTVELQLLKGLNAGKPPAPEQRVRFLLGPVEGSEEKELTLTAASVPTLTDHPLDSMVRNPRVQPAPALGSVRLHPWNEVTTWPRPILGAASFIEERDPVCFFPVCGPTFTSLKVGVGHRLDAQASGVLVLGVGRGRRLLTDMYNAHLTKDYTVRGLLGKATDDFCEDGRLVEKTTYDHVTREKLDRILALIQGSHQKALVMYSSLDLQTQEAYEMAVRGLIRPTDKSPMLITGIRCLHFAPPEFLLDQCLKKYLLHGTNE, encoded by the exons ATGGGGCCCGGTGGTCTGGCGCGGCTGCATGGGCTCTTCGCGGCCTACAAGCCCCCGGGGCTAAAATGGAAGCATCTGCGGGACACCGTGGAGTTGCAGCTTCTGAAGG GTCTCAATGCTGGGAAGCCTCCTGCCCCTGAACAGCGTGTTCGCTTCCTGCTGGGCCCTGTGGAAGGCAGCGAAGAGAAGGAGCTGACCCTCACAGCCGCCAGTGTGCCCACCCTCACCGACCATCCGCTGG ATTCCATGGTGAGGAATCCGAGAGTCCAACCTGCTCCTGCTTTGGGCTCCGTGAGGCTACATCCTTGGAATGAGGTCACCACATGGCCCAGACCCATCCTCGGGGCTGCTTCATTCATTGAGGAAAGGGACCCCGTTTGTTTCTTCCCAGTGTGTGGACCGACATTCACCAGCCTGAAGGTTGGCGTAGGACATCGGCTGGATGCCCAGGCTTCTGGGGTGCTTG TGCTCGGCGTGGGACGTGGACGCAGGCTCCTCACCGACATGTACAACGCTCACCTCACCAAG GATTACACGGTGCGCGGCCTCCTGGGCAAAGCCACAGATGACTTCTGTGAGGACGGGCGGCTGGTGGAGAAGACAACATATG ACCACGTGACCAGAGAGAAGCTGGACCGGATCCTCGCCCTGATCCAAGGTTCCCATCAGAAGGCCCTGGTGAT GTACTCCAGCCTTGACCTGCAGACCCAGGAGGCCTATGAGATGGCCGTGAGAGGTCTGATCCGGCCCACAGACAAGTCCCCGATGCTGATAACCGGCATCCGATGCCTCCACTTTGCACCTCCGGAGTTCCTCCTGG ATCAGTGCCTGAAGAAATACTTGTTGCATGGAACGAATGAATGA
- the TRUB2 gene encoding pseudouridylate synthase TRUB2, mitochondrial isoform X6, translated as MGPGGLARLHGLFAAYKPPGLKWKHLRDTVELQLLKGLNAGKPPAPEQRVRFLLGPVEGSEEKELTLTAASVPTLTDHPLVCGPTFTSLKVGVGHRLDAQASGVLVLGVGRGRRLLTDMYNAHLTKDYTVRGLLGKATDDFCEDGRLVEKTTYDHVTREKLDRILALIQGSHQKALVMYSSLDLQTQEAYEMAVRGLIRPTDKSPMLITGIRCLHFAPPEFLLGPFLPPAWRAKHQGETRLQQRDSLLTRQPCEEARTPNPQLGAAAAAEAAEAAAATCQQQLCLPMGPVPMPAAAAAAPHASSMSDCPWVLSPCYSIL; from the exons ATGGGGCCCGGTGGTCTGGCGCGGCTGCATGGGCTCTTCGCGGCCTACAAGCCCCCGGGGCTAAAATGGAAGCATCTGCGGGACACCGTGGAGTTGCAGCTTCTGAAGG GTCTCAATGCTGGGAAGCCTCCTGCCCCTGAACAGCGTGTTCGCTTCCTGCTGGGCCCTGTGGAAGGCAGCGAAGAGAAGGAGCTGACCCTCACAGCCGCCAGTGTGCCCACCCTCACCGACCATCCGCTGG TGTGTGGACCGACATTCACCAGCCTGAAGGTTGGCGTAGGACATCGGCTGGATGCCCAGGCTTCTGGGGTGCTTG TGCTCGGCGTGGGACGTGGACGCAGGCTCCTCACCGACATGTACAACGCTCACCTCACCAAG GATTACACGGTGCGCGGCCTCCTGGGCAAAGCCACAGATGACTTCTGTGAGGACGGGCGGCTGGTGGAGAAGACAACATATG ACCACGTGACCAGAGAGAAGCTGGACCGGATCCTCGCCCTGATCCAAGGTTCCCATCAGAAGGCCCTGGTGAT GTACTCCAGCCTTGACCTGCAGACCCAGGAGGCCTATGAGATGGCCGTGAGAGGTCTGATCCGGCCCACAGACAAGTCCCCGATGCTGATAACCGGCATCCGATGCCTCCACTTTGCACCTCCGGAGTTCCTCCTGG GACCGTTTTTGCCCCCCGCCTGGAGAGCCAAACACCAAGGCgagacgagattgcagcagagagacaGTTTACTTACAAGGCAGCCGTGTGAGGAAGCGAGAAC ccctaaccctcaactcggggcagcagcagcagcagaggcagcagaagcggcagcagcaacatgccagcagcagctctgcctgcccatgggtcctgtccccatgccagcagcggcagcagcagctccccatgccagcagcatgtctgactgcccatgggtcctgtccccatgctattctattctctaa
- the TRUB2 gene encoding pseudouridylate synthase TRUB2, mitochondrial isoform X5: protein MGPGGLARLHGLFAAYKPPGLKWKHLRDTVELQLLKGLNAGKPPAPEQRVRFLLGPVEGSEEKELTLTAASVPTLTDHPLVCGPTFTSLKVGVGHRLDAQASGVLVLGVGRGRRLLTDMYNAHLTKDYTVRGLLGKATDDFCEDGRLVEKTTYDHVTREKLDRILALIQGSHQKALVMYSSLDLQTQEAYEMAVRGLIRPTDKSPMLITGIRCLHFAPPEFLLGPFLPPAWRAKHQGETRLQQRDSLLTRQPCEEARTDDSHTYALNLALTLNSGQQQQQRQQKRQQQHASSSSACPWVLSPCQQRQQQLPMPAACLTAHGSCPHAILFSK, encoded by the exons ATGGGGCCCGGTGGTCTGGCGCGGCTGCATGGGCTCTTCGCGGCCTACAAGCCCCCGGGGCTAAAATGGAAGCATCTGCGGGACACCGTGGAGTTGCAGCTTCTGAAGG GTCTCAATGCTGGGAAGCCTCCTGCCCCTGAACAGCGTGTTCGCTTCCTGCTGGGCCCTGTGGAAGGCAGCGAAGAGAAGGAGCTGACCCTCACAGCCGCCAGTGTGCCCACCCTCACCGACCATCCGCTGG TGTGTGGACCGACATTCACCAGCCTGAAGGTTGGCGTAGGACATCGGCTGGATGCCCAGGCTTCTGGGGTGCTTG TGCTCGGCGTGGGACGTGGACGCAGGCTCCTCACCGACATGTACAACGCTCACCTCACCAAG GATTACACGGTGCGCGGCCTCCTGGGCAAAGCCACAGATGACTTCTGTGAGGACGGGCGGCTGGTGGAGAAGACAACATATG ACCACGTGACCAGAGAGAAGCTGGACCGGATCCTCGCCCTGATCCAAGGTTCCCATCAGAAGGCCCTGGTGAT GTACTCCAGCCTTGACCTGCAGACCCAGGAGGCCTATGAGATGGCCGTGAGAGGTCTGATCCGGCCCACAGACAAGTCCCCGATGCTGATAACCGGCATCCGATGCCTCCACTTTGCACCTCCGGAGTTCCTCCTGG GACCGTTTTTGCCCCCCGCCTGGAGAGCCAAACACCAAGGCgagacgagattgcagcagagagacaGTTTACTTACAAGGCAGCCGTGTGAGGAAGCGAGAAC agatgactcacatacctatgccttaaatttagccctaaccctcaactcggggcagcagcagcagcagaggcagcagaagcggcagcagcaacatgccagcagcagctctgcctgcccatgggtcctgtccccatgccagcagcggcagcagcagctccccatgccagcagcatgtctgactgcccatgggtcctgtccccatgctattctattctctaaataa
- the TRUB2 gene encoding pseudouridylate synthase TRUB2, mitochondrial isoform X3 — protein MGPGGLARLHGLFAAYKPPGLKWKHLRDTVELQLLKGLNAGKPPAPEQRVRFLLGPVEGSEEKELTLTAASVPTLTDHPLDSMVRNPRVQPAPALGSVRLHPWNEVTTWPRPILGAASFIEERDPVCFFPVCGPTFTSLKVGVGHRLDAQASGVLVLGVGRGRRLLTDMYNAHLTKDYTVRGLLGKATDDFCEDGRLVEKTTYDHVTREKLDRILALIQGSHQKALVMYSSLDLQTQEAYEMAVRGLIRPTDKSPMLITGIRCLHFAPPEFLLGPFLPPAWRAKHQGETRLQQRDSLLTRQPCEEARTPNPQLGAAAAAEAAEAAAATCQQQLCLPMGPVPMPAAAAAAPHASSMSDCPWVLSPCYSIL, from the exons ATGGGGCCCGGTGGTCTGGCGCGGCTGCATGGGCTCTTCGCGGCCTACAAGCCCCCGGGGCTAAAATGGAAGCATCTGCGGGACACCGTGGAGTTGCAGCTTCTGAAGG GTCTCAATGCTGGGAAGCCTCCTGCCCCTGAACAGCGTGTTCGCTTCCTGCTGGGCCCTGTGGAAGGCAGCGAAGAGAAGGAGCTGACCCTCACAGCCGCCAGTGTGCCCACCCTCACCGACCATCCGCTGG ATTCCATGGTGAGGAATCCGAGAGTCCAACCTGCTCCTGCTTTGGGCTCCGTGAGGCTACATCCTTGGAATGAGGTCACCACATGGCCCAGACCCATCCTCGGGGCTGCTTCATTCATTGAGGAAAGGGACCCCGTTTGTTTCTTCCCAGTGTGTGGACCGACATTCACCAGCCTGAAGGTTGGCGTAGGACATCGGCTGGATGCCCAGGCTTCTGGGGTGCTTG TGCTCGGCGTGGGACGTGGACGCAGGCTCCTCACCGACATGTACAACGCTCACCTCACCAAG GATTACACGGTGCGCGGCCTCCTGGGCAAAGCCACAGATGACTTCTGTGAGGACGGGCGGCTGGTGGAGAAGACAACATATG ACCACGTGACCAGAGAGAAGCTGGACCGGATCCTCGCCCTGATCCAAGGTTCCCATCAGAAGGCCCTGGTGAT GTACTCCAGCCTTGACCTGCAGACCCAGGAGGCCTATGAGATGGCCGTGAGAGGTCTGATCCGGCCCACAGACAAGTCCCCGATGCTGATAACCGGCATCCGATGCCTCCACTTTGCACCTCCGGAGTTCCTCCTGG GACCGTTTTTGCCCCCCGCCTGGAGAGCCAAACACCAAGGCgagacgagattgcagcagagagacaGTTTACTTACAAGGCAGCCGTGTGAGGAAGCGAGAAC ccctaaccctcaactcggggcagcagcagcagcagaggcagcagaagcggcagcagcaacatgccagcagcagctctgcctgcccatgggtcctgtccccatgccagcagcggcagcagcagctccccatgccagcagcatgtctgactgcccatgggtcctgtccccatgctattctattctctaa
- the TRUB2 gene encoding pseudouridylate synthase TRUB2, mitochondrial isoform X7 has protein sequence MVRNPRVQPAPALGSVRLHPWNEVTTWPRPILGAASFIEERDPVCFFPVCGPTFTSLKVGVGHRLDAQASGVLVLGVGRGRRLLTDMYNAHLTKDYTVRGLLGKATDDFCEDGRLVEKTTYDHVTREKLDRILALIQGSHQKALVMYSSLDLQTQEAYEMAVRGLIRPTDKSPMLITGIRCLHFAPPEFLLEVQCMHETQKQLRRLVHEIGLELKTTALCSQVRRTRDGFFTLDDALLRTQWDLHSIQDAIQAAAPRVAAELEKSLRPEPGTQQLPGLGRPWDSKGPSSGLGLESCAGH, from the exons ATGGTGAGGAATCCGAGAGTCCAACCTGCTCCTGCTTTGGGCTCCGTGAGGCTACATCCTTGGAATGAGGTCACCACATGGCCCAGACCCATCCTCGGGGCTGCTTCATTCATTGAGGAAAGGGACCCCGTTTGTTTCTTCCCAGTGTGTGGACCGACATTCACCAGCCTGAAGGTTGGCGTAGGACATCGGCTGGATGCCCAGGCTTCTGGGGTGCTTG TGCTCGGCGTGGGACGTGGACGCAGGCTCCTCACCGACATGTACAACGCTCACCTCACCAAG GATTACACGGTGCGCGGCCTCCTGGGCAAAGCCACAGATGACTTCTGTGAGGACGGGCGGCTGGTGGAGAAGACAACATATG ACCACGTGACCAGAGAGAAGCTGGACCGGATCCTCGCCCTGATCCAAGGTTCCCATCAGAAGGCCCTGGTGAT GTACTCCAGCCTTGACCTGCAGACCCAGGAGGCCTATGAGATGGCCGTGAGAGGTCTGATCCGGCCCACAGACAAGTCCCCGATGCTGATAACCGGCATCCGATGCCTCCACTTTGCACCTCCGGAGTTCCTCCTGG AGGTGCAGTGCATGCATGAGACGCAGAAGCAGCTGCGAAGGCTGGTGCATGAAATCGGCCTAGAGCTGAAGACCACTGCGCTCTGCTCCCAAGTGCGGCGGACGCGTGACGGCTTCTTCACACTCGATGACGCCCTCCTGAGGACCCAGTGGGACTTACACAGCATCCAGGATGCCATCCAGGCCGCAGCCCCCCGGGTGGCAGCAGAGCTGGAGAAGAGCTTGAGGCCGGAGCCGGGCACCCAGCAGCTCCCTGGTCTAGGCCGGCCCTGGGACTCCAAGGGGCCCAGCTCTGGCTTGGGGCTGGAGAGTTGTGCAGGGCATTGA
- the TRUB2 gene encoding pseudouridylate synthase TRUB2, mitochondrial isoform X1, with translation MGPGGLARLHGLFAAYKPPGLKWKHLRDTVELQLLKGLNAGKPPAPEQRVRFLLGPVEGSEEKELTLTAASVPTLTDHPLDSMVRNPRVQPAPALGSVRLHPWNEVTTWPRPILGAASFIEERDPVCFFPVCGPTFTSLKVGVGHRLDAQASGVLVLGVGRGRRLLTDMYNAHLTKDYTVRGLLGKATDDFCEDGRLVEKTTYDHVTREKLDRILALIQGSHQKALVMYSSLDLQTQEAYEMAVRGLIRPTDKSPMLITGIRCLHFAPPEFLLEVQCMHETQKQLRRLVHEIGLELKTTALCSQVRRTRDGFFTLDDALLRTQWDLHSIQDAIQAAAPRVAAELEKSLRPEPGTQQLPGLGRPWDSKGPSSGLGLESCAGH, from the exons ATGGGGCCCGGTGGTCTGGCGCGGCTGCATGGGCTCTTCGCGGCCTACAAGCCCCCGGGGCTAAAATGGAAGCATCTGCGGGACACCGTGGAGTTGCAGCTTCTGAAGG GTCTCAATGCTGGGAAGCCTCCTGCCCCTGAACAGCGTGTTCGCTTCCTGCTGGGCCCTGTGGAAGGCAGCGAAGAGAAGGAGCTGACCCTCACAGCCGCCAGTGTGCCCACCCTCACCGACCATCCGCTGG ATTCCATGGTGAGGAATCCGAGAGTCCAACCTGCTCCTGCTTTGGGCTCCGTGAGGCTACATCCTTGGAATGAGGTCACCACATGGCCCAGACCCATCCTCGGGGCTGCTTCATTCATTGAGGAAAGGGACCCCGTTTGTTTCTTCCCAGTGTGTGGACCGACATTCACCAGCCTGAAGGTTGGCGTAGGACATCGGCTGGATGCCCAGGCTTCTGGGGTGCTTG TGCTCGGCGTGGGACGTGGACGCAGGCTCCTCACCGACATGTACAACGCTCACCTCACCAAG GATTACACGGTGCGCGGCCTCCTGGGCAAAGCCACAGATGACTTCTGTGAGGACGGGCGGCTGGTGGAGAAGACAACATATG ACCACGTGACCAGAGAGAAGCTGGACCGGATCCTCGCCCTGATCCAAGGTTCCCATCAGAAGGCCCTGGTGAT GTACTCCAGCCTTGACCTGCAGACCCAGGAGGCCTATGAGATGGCCGTGAGAGGTCTGATCCGGCCCACAGACAAGTCCCCGATGCTGATAACCGGCATCCGATGCCTCCACTTTGCACCTCCGGAGTTCCTCCTGG AGGTGCAGTGCATGCATGAGACGCAGAAGCAGCTGCGAAGGCTGGTGCATGAAATCGGCCTAGAGCTGAAGACCACTGCGCTCTGCTCCCAAGTGCGGCGGACGCGTGACGGCTTCTTCACACTCGATGACGCCCTCCTGAGGACCCAGTGGGACTTACACAGCATCCAGGATGCCATCCAGGCCGCAGCCCCCCGGGTGGCAGCAGAGCTGGAGAAGAGCTTGAGGCCGGAGCCGGGCACCCAGCAGCTCCCTGGTCTAGGCCGGCCCTGGGACTCCAAGGGGCCCAGCTCTGGCTTGGGGCTGGAGAGTTGTGCAGGGCATTGA